In Dermacentor albipictus isolate Rhodes 1998 colony chromosome 6, USDA_Dalb.pri_finalv2, whole genome shotgun sequence, the following proteins share a genomic window:
- the LOC139047092 gene encoding uncharacterized protein has translation MSFLSPEGRPPRAGHRRHASTSLVTLEPSNLQELRAREELQNRAAHIVDEWLRKQATTTQPAAPALPMAVLDSTGAPEAVVELPQASPISLTQDSTLAERTAVSLPSSDDEEEMDSSSSRKRAREAESEEDDVAGPRKQPSSAPPCSEAHVSPDVRSERMDVDSAIPRQPGVTAIKSSLPHAHDGGGLETSAPAVATCLPPLLQNASAVSRNPDESSTASLVLTPREGATTDDHAPPATGQSAAAYLKDPPAPPSKRLASKKKAASPQQQAPLKNTPNSAQIAPSLAPENGEPAEDAFTMVLSRNAQRRARALQAATIPVDPAVVGTALFRPSGPGGAFERGSRLAIAAVLSALPGVSAVRVNTKRNIVAADATSQACLERLLATTELRGIPVAARPPAVRGNSTGFIHGIDDETTDAELAGAIESSVPILSATRSGNKAMLRFSSPVPPEHVSIYKLQFRVRPGRPRPLQCQQCGRYGHVAATCDRPTSCLHCGRSHERGESCPNAAHCNNCGGNHPANTPACPRWQEERRVATIMATAPTPLSRRAVRASVREETQQAKTSTQVSYAQALTGRTRIYQSAMLPPGQPPKAAPRTLRAGPPVATTTTPEAPATPPPQACPDPRDQLIASLQLTLKAIGEMLPADSPLRALCLQRRHGELCEYLLRCDFDVLALQEVYAVAENVRLPGYTGYSGATTCATRSCTAAPCLDGAHKTGKPRTAIYVRSTLAHAVLPVADIAGGPLESCAVTVRLGSQDTAVASIYIRPGKPWDPSSLVQLAVRLGGHAVLCGDFNAHHTDWGSRSCTRRGKDLTDAISRAGLLMLNTGEPTYVRRGARTAIDLSLTTEQCSYSWATTPDTWGSDHFPIVISPVSGRRPRRRTYHVTDWSLFRKHCSNLGDGRDFLSAIADCAQAATVQCSAQPDTPAPDLHLLNLRASRRRMERRAIRTGKAEHWTEYRRADARCRRQARRRRSQSWRSLCSAIEDRSRGPLAWRLLKSLTGRRTNLQPVLAAAITLGISEEALAELLADQFAPAVPRTAAILPVGQPSLSLPSCLHNHHPGWTSSQITAICQDPLTLHELQVALKRGKRHSAPGADGVTTQMLRNLAASEQQRLLDCYNDIWRSGQVPVQWRTAIVAPILKAGKPVGNVSSYRPVSLTSASCKVMEAIALVRLDWVARARGFLADEQTGFRRRRCTADSIADVVSTLEEAKACGDAVLLVLIDIKGAFDGLPHPVVQQALDLLGINGNLRRFISSFLEERTLRVRVGRSKSSPRPVAAGVPQGSVVSPFLFNLALARLPAALPIDPDYPVSASIYADDIALWVRSPPHNHRSARSALQRALDTAAAYLSSIGLAISARKTEAMLLHPRAAARRTAPRLHLEGVQLPWSTAVTYLGLRIDHRLSWLPAVKTLHVQVLSVRKAVSQLLSRGQGCTTGWALRLYDAAATSRLRYALPLVALPPARLKKLELQHRAAIRLCLGAPRSSQVAATLAEAGAWPLSLLLLQQGLRHVDRLHHGPDGSALLSRLRSRPHSQMGRLCGLYEEVIGRPPANNAQLPPPQRPPIPITTELPGVSKRRSPTCALQQTAASLLHEDHGGNLQIYVDGSVMPDTGSSTAACVVPALGKSKQCRLPNHATSTAAEVAGLHLAVDLLAEELPVTPVTIYCDSKAALLSLQRPERASLGVALLSSRLMALQEAGCSVSLHWLPAHVGIPGNEEADALAKRAHHCVVPPSLAVKASDFTCHRLRRHLLACHPDKRMSLGRPPRPLPQRGLARRETSLLLRLRIGCCWTGARRHRHGLIASPACASCGEPETLEHLLLACAAYLQQRDRLLQEFRRLGLPSTRQEDILFPGRSELPALLSVVEYLDSSGLSARL, from the exons atgagTTTCCTTTCACCGGAAGGACGCCCACCGCGCGCGGGTCACCGTCGACATGCCAGCACGTCGCTCGTGACACTCGAGCCGTCTAATCTTCAAGAGCTCCGCGCGAGAGAAGAGCTCCAGAACCGTGCCGCGCACATTGTCGACGAATGGCTGCGCAAGCAAGCTACCACTACGCAACCAGCGGCTCCTGCTCTGCCTATGGCTGTACTCGACAGCACTGGGGCACCGGAAGCTGTTGTGGAATTACCCCAGGCGAGCCCCATCTCCCTGACGCAGGACTCCACCCTTGCTGAGAGGACTGCCGTCTCCCTCCCCTCTTCAGACGACGAGGAAGAAATGGATTCCTCGAGCTCGCGGAAACGCGCCCGTGAAGCTGAGAGTGAGGAGGACGACGTGGCCGGCCCTCGTAAGCAGCCATCAAGCGCCCCACCGTGCTCCGAGGCTCACGTATCACCCGACGTACGCTCGGAGCGGATGGATGTCGACAGCGCAATCCCTCGACAACCAGGAGTGACGGCCATCAAGTCGTCCCTGCCCCACGCACACGATGGTGGTGGTCTCGAAACGTCGGCGCCGGCTGTAGCGACCTGCCTGCCCCCGCTCCTTCAGAATGCGAGCGCCGTCTCTCGGAACCCTGATGAGTCATCAACTGCCTCCTTGGTTCTTACTCCAAGAGAGGGCGCGACTACTGATGATCACGCTCCACCAGCCACTGGACAGAGCGCAGCTGCCTACCTGAAGGATCCGCCAGCTCCTCCTTCAAAGCGCCTTGCCTCAAAAAAGAAGG CGGCTTCTCCACAGCAACAGGCGCCACTGAAGAACACCCCCAACAGTGCTCAAATCGCACCCTCCCTGGCACCCGAGAACGGCGAACCAGCAGAGGATGCTTTCACCATGGTCCTCTCTAGGAACGCCCAGCGTCGCGCCAGGGCTCTACAAGCCGCCACCATACCGGTTGACCCAGCGGTGGTCGGGACGGCCCTGTTCCGCCCTTCTGGCCCGGGAGGGGCCTTCGAGCGAGGATCCCGCCTTGCTATTGCCGCTGTGCTCTCTGCGCTGCCAGGGGTGTCCGCGGTCCGGgttaacacaaaaagaaacatcgtGGCCGCGGACGCGACCTCGCAGGCCTGCTTGGAGAGGCTGCTCGCCACCACCGAGCTCCGCGGCATTCCCGTTGCTGCTCGTCCACCAGCTGTCCGTGGAAACAGCACGGGCTTTATACACGGCATTGACGACGAGACTACCGACGCAGAGCTGGCTGGTGCGATCGAGTCCAGTGTCCCTATCCTGTCTGCGACCCGCTCCGGCAACAAGGCGATGCTCCGCTTTAGCAGCCCGGTCCCTCCCGAGCATGTGTCCATATACAAGCTCCAGTTCCGGGTGAGGCCTGGAAGACCGCGTCCACTGCAGTGCCAGCAATGTGGCCGCTATGGGCACGTGGCTGCAACCTGCGACAGACCTACCAGCTGCCTGCACTGTGGGAGGTCACACGAGCGAGGAGAAAGCTGCCCAAATGCCGCCCACTGCAATAATTGTGGTGGCAATCACCCTGCTAATACTCCTGCCTGTCCCAGGTGGCAGGAAGAACGTAGGGTGGCAACCATCATGGCGACCGCCCCTACTCCCCTCTCTCGTCGTGCTGTCCGGGCCTCTGTGCGGGAAGAGACACAGCAGGCGAAGACCTCCACGCAAGTCTCATATGCACAGGCCCTAACCGGCCGCACACGAATTTACCAGTCGGCGATGCTCCCTCCTGGCCAGCCACCCAAAGCAGCCCCACGGACCCTCCGAGCCGGACCACCTGTAGCTACCACCACAACCCCGGAGGCACCAGCCACACCACCACCGCAGGCCTGTCCAGACCCCCGCGACCAGCTGATCGCGAGCCTGCAGCTGACGCTGAAGGCCATCGGAGAGATGCTGCCTGCTGATAGCCCACTCCGAGCCCTCTGCCTCCAG CGACGGCACGGCGAGCTGTGTGAGTACCTCCTGCGGTGCGACTTCGACGTCCTCGCACTGCAGGAGGTATACGCCGTGGCCGAGAACGTACGGCTTCCCGGCTACACTGGCTACTCGGgcgccaccacctgtgccacacgcagttgcactgcaGCGCCCTGCCTAGATGGAGCCCACAAGACAGggaagccacgcacggcaatctacgtccgcagcaccctggcgcatgctgttctacctgttgctgacatcgcggGTGGCCCCCTGGAGTCATGTGCCGTCAccgtacgccttggcagccaagacaccgctgtggcgagcatctacattcgtccaggaaagccgtgggatccttCCAGCCTCGtacagctggctgttcgcctcgGTGGCCATGCAGTCctgtgcggtgacttcaacgcacaccacacggattggggtagccgcagctgcacccgccGAGGCAAGGACCTCACAGACGCCATCAGCCGAGCTGGCCTGCTGATGTTGAACACTGGGGAGCCTACCTACGTCCGCCGCGGAGCTCGCACGGCCATCGACCTCTCCCTCACCAccgagcagtgctcctactcctgggccacaactccGGACacatgggggtctgaccacttccctatcgtGATCAGCCCCgtgtctgggagaaggcctaggagAAGAACTTAccacgtcacagactggtccctgttccggaagcactgcagcaatttgggcgatggccgtgacttcctcaGCGCCATTgcggattgtgctcaggctgccaccgtacAGTGCTCtgcccaaccagatacccccgctccggacctccacctgctcaacctccgcgcctccaggcgccgtatggagcgcagagcaatccggacgggcaaggcagagcattggaccgagtacagacgcgCGGATGCCCGCTGCAGGCGCCaggcccggcgcaggaggagccagagctggaggagcctctgctctgccatcgaggacagatccaggggacccctggcttggagactccTCAAATCTCTCACCGGCAGGAGAACAaacctacaacctgtcctcgccgctGCCATCACGCTgggcatcagcgaagaggcccttgcggagctcctcgccgaCCAGTTCGCGccggctgtaccacgcactgcagccatcctgccGGTAGGACAGCCTTCcctcagcctgcctagctgcttGCATAACCATCACCCGGGGTGGACATCGAGCCAGATCACTGCTATCTGCCAGGACCccctgacgctgcacgagctccaagtgGCCCTGAAGAGGGGGAAGCGCCACAGCGCACCAGGAGCCGACGGAGTGACGACCcaaatgctccgcaacctggccgccagcgagcagcagcGCCTGCTCGACTGCTATAACGACATCTGGaggtcagggcaggtgccggtgCAATGGCGCACAGCCatcgtggcccccatcctgaaggccggaaAGCCGGTTGGAAACGTGAGCTCCTACCGGCCGGTCTCCCTCACTTCCGCCTCCTGTAaggtgatggaggccattgctttggTCCGACTGGACTGGGTGGCCCGTGCCCGTGGCTTCCTGGCCGATGAGCAGACGGGGTTCCGGCGGCGCCGATGCACCGCGGACTCCATCGCGGatgtggtctccacgctggaagaggccaaggcctgcggtgacgccgtgctcctggtgcttatcgacatcaagggggccttcgacggCCTGCCCCacccagtcgttcagcaggccctggacctactTGGCATCAACGGGAATCTGCGGCGGTTCATCTCGTCGTTCCTAGAGGAACGCACCCTCAGGGTACGAGTGGGCCGATCGAAGAGCTCCCCTCGGCCGGTGGCAGCGGgcgtgccacaagggtcagtggtgagccctttcctgttcaacctggccctggcccggcttcctgctgccctgccgatcgaCCCCGACTATCCGGTGAGTGCCtccatctacgcggacgacatcgccctGTGGGTGCGAAGCCCACCACACAACCaccgcagcgcgcgctcagccctGCAAAGAGCTCttgacaccgccgctgcttacctgagcagcattggccttgccatctcggcaaggaagacggaggccatgctgctccacccaagagcagccGCCCGCCGCACAGCACCCCGGCTCCACCTGGAAGGTGTCCAGTTACCCTGGAGCACTGCAGTGACGTACCTGGGGCTGCGCATTGATCACCGACTGTCCTGGCtacctgctgtcaagaccctgcatgttcAGGTCCTCAGTGTccgcaaggcagtctcccagcttcttTCCCGAGGACAGGGCTGTACCACTGGGTGGGCACTACGGCTGTACGATGCagcagccacctcacgcctgcggtacgccctcccactcgtggcactaccaccagcccgtctcaagaagctggagctgcagcatcggGCCGCGATTAGActctgcctgggcgctccccgcagctcccaagtcgctgcaaccttggccgaggcggGAGCATGGCCCCTGTCACTCCTCCTCCTACAGCAGGGGCTACGCCATGTTGACCGCCTCCACCATGGACCAGACGGCAGTGCCCTGCTCTCCCGACTGCGCTCGCGGCCCCATTCACAGATGGGCAGACTCTGTGGGCTGTACGAAGAGGTGATTGGGAGGCCTCCAGCGAACAACGCACAACTGCCTCCTCCCCAGAGACCACCCATACCCATCACCACAGAGCTGCCCGGCGTTTCCAAACGGCGCTCCCCAACTTGTGCCCTTCAACAGACGGCTGCTTCCCTCCTGCATGAGGACCACGGTGGAAACCTGCAGATCTACGTTGACGGCTCGGTAATGCCGGACACAGGCTCGTCGACTGCGGCCTGCGTGGTGCCCGCTTTGGGGAAGAGCAAGCAGTGTCGCCTCCCCAACCATGCGACGTCAACAGCGGCAGAGGTTGCAGGCCTTCACCTGGCTGTGGACTTACTCGCAGAGGAGCTGCCAGTGACCCCAGTGACCATCtactgcgactccaaggcggcacTCCTCAGCCTGCAGAGGCCAGAAAGGGCCAGCCTCGGGGTTGCCCTGCTCTCGTCGAGGCTGATGGCGCTCCAGGAGGCGGGCTGCTCAGTATCCCTGCACTGGCTTCCAGCCCACGTAGGGATACCGGGCAACGAGGAAGCAGATGCACTGGCAAAGCGTGCCCACCACTGCGTGGTCCCGCCCAGCCTGGCAGTGAAAGCCAGTGATTTCACATGCCACAGGCTTCGGCGCCATCTGCTGGCCTGCCATCCGGACAAGCGGATGTCCTTGGGCCGCCCTCCGCGACCACTTCCACAGCGCGGCCTCGCACGCAGGGAGACCTCCCTCCTTCTGCGACTGAGGATTGGCTGCTGTTGGACGGGTGCTCGCCGCCACCGGCACGGCCTCATCGCCTctccagcctgtgcctcctgtgggGAGCCCGAgaccctggagcacctcctgctggcctgcgcTGCCTACCTGCAGCAGCGTGACCGTCTCCTGCAGGAGTTCCGACGACTGGGGCTTCCTTCTACACGACAGGAAGACATCCTCTTCCCTGGTCGTAGCGAGCTACCAGCCCTCCTGAGTGTCGttgagtacctcgactcgtcggggctctcggcgagactctag